The proteins below come from a single Chryseobacterium nepalense genomic window:
- a CDS encoding SH3 domain-containing protein — translation MSTLEDKYSSVVSAAQSAGISDLKVQEQDGILYVSGSASNTAAKDAVWNALGTIDSTYSASDINIDVQVSGLTTGTPLTVATDDSNLNIRQEPSTDAAIIGKVSKGSSITLVEQTSDDWWKVKTSDGQEGYAYSRYLRA, via the coding sequence ATGAGTACTTTAGAAGACAAATATTCAAGTGTGGTTTCTGCGGCACAGTCTGCAGGAATTTCTGATCTTAAAGTTCAGGAACAGGATGGTATTCTGTATGTTTCGGGAAGTGCCTCCAACACCGCTGCCAAAGATGCGGTATGGAATGCTTTGGGAACCATTGATTCCACTTATTCCGCTTCAGACATTAATATTGATGTACAGGTTTCCGGACTTACTACAGGAACGCCACTCACTGTAGCAACGGATGATTCTAATCTCAATATCAGACAGGAACCTTCCACGGATGCAGCTATTATCGGCAAAGTAAGCAAAGGTTCTTCCATCACGCTTGTAGAGCAGACTTCGGATGACTGGTGGAAAGTGAAAACTTCTGACGGACAGGAGGGATATGCTTATTCAAGATATTTGAGAGCTTAG
- a CDS encoding BON domain-containing protein, whose product MKKTIAMAALAVAISLGSVSCKKKVSDTDLQTQATTVVTSNPGASVEVKDGVAHLSGTFETQEEKDAMITQLKAINGIKDVHDMATVAPAAAATPAPVETQSAVDPAVQQKVQDAVKDIPGVKVEVINGELTLTGTISASDARKVKESVDALKVGKVNYNYTVKK is encoded by the coding sequence ATGAAAAAAACTATCGCAATGGCTGCCTTAGCTGTAGCTATCTCTTTGGGATCAGTTTCATGCAAAAAAAAGGTTTCTGATACCGACCTGCAGACGCAGGCTACTACGGTGGTAACCTCTAATCCTGGAGCTTCTGTAGAAGTAAAAGATGGTGTTGCACATCTCAGCGGCACCTTTGAAACCCAGGAAGAAAAAGACGCTATGATCACACAGCTTAAAGCCATCAACGGAATTAAGGACGTACATGATATGGCAACGGTAGCTCCTGCAGCCGCAGCAACACCTGCTCCTGTAGAAACGCAGTCTGCTGTGGATCCTGCCGTACAGCAAAAAGTACAAGATGCCGTAAAAGATATTCCCGGAGTAAAAGTGGAGGTCATAAACGGAGAACTAACCTTAACCGGAACTATTTCTGCTTCAGATGCAAGAAAAGTAAAAGAATCGGTAGATGCTTTAAAAGTAGGAAAGGTAAACTATAATTATACAGTTAAAAAATAA